The Bacteroidota bacterium genome contains the following window.
TTTGAATCTAAGCGTTTGTCTAAGCCTACAAGCTCTAAATCTACTTTTAGTTTATCGCTTACCAGTCGGTCCACAAACTCTCGAACTGCTGCCGAAAGCCCTTTACGAATTAGTGCATTGGGTATCATACTATGCGAAACCGCCCTCACTTCTTTGGCTGATTCATCGAGCAAAGACAAAGCATTATCATAGTTTGTTTTTTGCGATATATCTTCACTATCAAATATAGCACTTAGGCCACTTACTTGCATACGGGCGGCAGCTAACAATTGACCTACACCGTCATGCAAGTCTTTGGCAATCCGCACGCGTTCTCGTTCTTCGGCTTCTATTATAGCTTTTGACTGAAGTTCTTTTTGATGTATTTTTTCAGTTTGCTGTTTTGCTTTTATTCGATAATTATATAATAGCCATCCCAAAACAACCAAAATGATGGCACTGCATAAGGATATGATAAGGGTATTGCGTTTACTCAATTGTAAATCTTGTTCGGCCAATAGTTTTTCCTTTTTCTCGGTTTGAAATTTTGTCTCAAATTCCATCGTTTTCTCAGCTTGTTCAGTGGTATATAAAGAGTCGGCCAATGCTTCGTGTTTGTTCCAATAATATTCAGATGAATCGTCCATTCTCTTGTAAGTATATATAATCCCTAAGTCTTTATATATACTTATCAAATCACGTCTATATCCAAACATTTCACAGATTTCCTTGGCTTGAAGCGAGAAAGGCAAGGCTTCATCTGGTTTTGCAATTCTTATAAATAAAGTACCCAAATTGGAAGCAGCTCCACTCAATATAGAGCTGTCTCCCAACTCAGCAGATGTTTGATACGCTTTTAAATAATAAGCCAATGCTTCTTTATTTTTGAATTGGGCTTTTAATAAACGACCGATACTAAGCATCGCTATATTATAATTGGTATAGTTCTGTTCGTCTTCAAATATTTTAGCACTTTGTTTAAATAATATAATGGCAGTATCAAAGTTCTTCTCAGTTTCTTTTAACTTGCCAATACCTTCTATGCATGTGCCTTCAGCTAGTTTAAAGCCATTTTTTCTGGCAAGCATAAGTGCACCGTAAAAATATTTATAAGATAATTTTTTGTTTGCAATATTTCTATATAATTCACCAATATTTCCCATAATCAGTGTTACATTCTGTATATTTTTCTGCTGTTCAAATATACGCAAAGCCCGCAATTGCATTTCAAGTGCTTGAGCATACTTTGTTTGGTTTATATATACATTGGCAATTTTGCTAATGGAGGAGGCGATCAAGTTTGAGTCGCCCAGCTTTTCACGTATTGCTAACGCTTTTAAGTTATAGTCCAATGATAAAATCATATTGCCAGAGCCCCAATAAGCGATCGCTAAATCATTGTAACCACTTGAAATTGATTTCGGGTCGTTGAGTTTTAAAGCCAAATCCAGTTCTTGTTGTGCATGTGTTTTACATTTATCCTGTTCGCTCACTTTCATATATTCGTAGGAAAGGTCACTAAGCACAATAACTTTATTTAAGCCTGCCGTTTTGGGCAATAGTTTTACCAAGCTATCTATTATAGGGTTGGTGGTTTGTGCAGGGATAGCAAAACAATAAATAAAAAAATATACAACAATAAAGCACCCACTTTTAATCATTATTTTCAATTGATTATATAATAATATGGTCGACCAAAGTAATATGCTTAAATATGTCTAAAAAAAAACCACAGAGACATAGGCGATTTTTTTAAATACTATTGACCCAAATCGACCACTTTAATATTATATATCTCATTATCGATCGAGATGCGAATATTATATACGCCTATGGTAATTGAATTGGCTGTGTTCACAGATAGCCTATGTTCACCAGCAGCCATCATTCCATTCTTCAAGGTGTTTAGCAACCGACCTGCCATATCATAAAGCTCAATTTTTACAATTTTAGTTTCATCCATGTCAATAAGCAAAGCAGCTTCACCTCTATATGGATTGGGCATCATTGTGGCTTTAAATTGACCGCTCATTA
Protein-coding sequences here:
- a CDS encoding sensor histidine kinase, which gives rise to MIKSGCFIVVYFFIYCFAIPAQTTNPIIDSLVKLLPKTAGLNKVIVLSDLSYEYMKVSEQDKCKTHAQQELDLALKLNDPKSISSGYNDLAIAYWGSGNMILSLDYNLKALAIREKLGDSNLIASSISKIANVYINQTKYAQALEMQLRALRIFEQQKNIQNVTLIMGNIGELYRNIANKKLSYKYFYGALMLARKNGFKLAEGTCIEGIGKLKETEKNFDTAIILFKQSAKIFEDEQNYTNYNIAMLSIGRLLKAQFKNKEALAYYLKAYQTSAELGDSSILSGAASNLGTLFIRIAKPDEALPFSLQAKEICEMFGYRRDLISIYKDLGIIYTYKRMDDSSEYYWNKHEALADSLYTTEQAEKTMEFETKFQTEKKEKLLAEQDLQLSKRNTLIISLCSAIILVVLGWLLYNYRIKAKQQTEKIHQKELQSKAIIEAEERERVRIAKDLHDGVGQLLAAARMQVSGLSAIFDSEDISQKTNYDNALSLLDESAKEVRAVSHSMIPNALIRKGLSAAVREFVDRLVSDKLKVDLELVGLDKRLDSNTETVLYRVLQEIISNVVRHSGANYISIQFIKHDTEVVMMVEDNGKGFDLQKVLANEKSGIGLRNIQSRVDYLNGSLEFDTIIGRGTTVTVQVPVI